In Bacteroidota bacterium, the DNA window CATGATTCATGGGAATAAGATGTATATGTACATGCGGCACTTCCAGCCCAATAATTGAAAGACCCACTTTCTTGCATGGAACAGCTTTTTTGAGTGCAACAGCAACTTTTTTGGCAAATGAATGAAGAGCACTCATCTGCTGTTCATTCAAATCAAAATAATAATCTATTTCTTGTTTTGGGATAACTAAAATATGCCCCTTTGTAATGGGCATAATATCCAAAAATGCCAAATGGTTATTGTCTTCGGCAATCTTGTAACAGGAGATCTCGCCTCTGATTATTTTTGAAAAAATACTATCGGGATTTGCCATATCTTTATCTTTCGATATTCATGATTTCTAATTTGATCAAACCGGCAGGCACTTGTATTTCTACAATTTCACCTTTGGATTTTCCAATCAATCCGGCTCCAATAGCTGATTTAGAAGAAATTTTTCCTTCTTTTAAATTTGCCTCAGTTTCAGAAACAATGGTATAAGTCATTTCCTTGTTTATTTTTAAGTTCTTGACTGTAACTTTGCTCAACAATGAAATCTTAGATATATCTAATTTTGACTCATCAATGATTCTGCTGTGTGCCAGAATGTTTTCAAGTTTGGCAATTTTGGCTTCCAACAAACCTTGTGCATCTTTTGCTGCATCATATTCGGCATTTTCGGATAAATCACCTTTGTCTCTTGCCTCGGCAATTTGTTTGCTGATATTGGGTCTTTCAACCTTTTTTAAGTTTTCCAATTCATTACGAAGAGAATCCATCCCTTCCTTGGTAACATAATTCAATTCTGTATTCATGATTTTTTTTATACCTCTTTAAAAAAAATGTTGCACTTGCCAAAGGCAAGTGCAACATTCAAATTTACTTATTTATTACTTATTATTTGTGTCCTTTGCTGTCTATATTAATTCTCAATCCAAAAGAATGTGTTCCGCTAAATGGGTTTGTTGAACGATAAGAATAGTCAACTCCAAGCGTAGATTTATTATCAGAACCTTTTGAGCCAAGCGGTATTTCAACAGTGGCACCGGCACAAAAACCGGTCAATGCATCATTTCTTGTTTCATAGTTAAAACCACCTTGTTGGAAATTATAACCGGTTCTTATCATAAAAATCTCTTTATAAGCCCATTCTAAACCAACTGTAGTAATGTTTGGCGAGAATGCATTAAAATTATAATTAGCTGCTAATGTTAATCTGTTAAAGTACACATCTGCATCTTTGTCTAATTTAAAATCGTAGCTTCCACCAATATTAATTAACGAAGGTAATTGCACTTGATTGGCTCTGGAAAACATTGAGCTTTCGTAGCCTGCTCCCTGAATAGTTGATTTTTTGGTAAGACCATCGCCTGAAGGAGTCATATTAGGTCCAATATTTCTAAGCGAAATCCCAAATTTTAAATCATCCTTTTTAACTTTGCTGTCAGGGTTAGATGATGCTGCATATTGTACACCGGCATCAAAGCATACACCTACCATTCTTACATCAGGGATTTGTTCTTGTACAATTCGGGTAACAATACCACCGGAAATTGATTTTGTAAATTTCTTTGCATAACCAAATCCCAGATTCATAAAGGAAGGTCTATAAGTACCTAATCCACCGTCAGGTTGTTGCACAGTTGTGATATTAATATTGCCGATTTCATAGGACATCAAACTAATACCAATTACATCGGAGCCGCTTTTTCCTATATTTTGTGTAAAAGCCACATTGTTAATACTAATACCGGTCCCGACAAGCCAAGCAGTGCGGGCAAAAATCAATTCGGTTTGAGGTGTTTTTGCTAATCCGGCAGGATTGAAATAGAAAGCCTCAGCTCCCCTAATTCCACCAACATTGGCATTTCCCCACCCTGAACTTCTTGCCCAACCATTAATTGTTAGTTGCGGTGCACCTGCTGAACCGAAACGTGCTTCGTCAGAAGCGTTGCTTGTTGCTGTTAGCAATATTCCGGTACCCGCAAGTATAAGTCCTTTAACAAAATTCTTCATTTCAAGTTTTATCATTGTAAAAATTTATTAGCTTTACCAATATTAATATGAATCTAAATCTATAGTTCTCATTACACCATACCATTTAAGTATCTTTTCTCCTAAATCTTTCCCATCAACATGAATGATATATAATCCGGTTGCGATAGGCACTCCTTTATTATTTTTCAAATCCCAGTCGAGCCATGTCACCTCATCGTCTTTTTTAATTCTTCTCACCAAAGTTCCGCTGAGTGTGTATATAGAAACAGTACATGTCTTAGGAAGATTAGTAATCTTAACCCTACTGTCAACAGGGCTTGTTTCGTATTCTGAATAAGCATAGTAAGGGTTGGGAACTATGTTAACCAAATCCATTGAATTAATTTTCTTTCCTGCGTTGGTTTCAGGTGCAATATCCTTAGTATTAAAGGTATATACAGGAGGAACATTATTCAAATTAGTAGTATAGGGTTTTCTAACTCGTATTTTAATGGTTACTTCTGTAGGAGGAACCCCATTTTCAAACTCAAATCCGGGATTTACCATAGTCGGTATCACCCACATTACTTGTGATAACACACCACGTTTATTTGCTTCAAGCGGAATGGAGCCTTCATTATTTACTTTCAAGATATTTTTATAGAATTGACCTTCATCATAAATTGGACCTTTAAAGTTTCTAAGTGCTTTTCCGGGGTAGCTACCCATGATGTAAACATAGTGTTTTCCACCGGATACAGGGTTGTTGCCATTATCACCATCAAAAAAGTTAGGAGTAGGATTCCAAATCATATCTCTTCCTCTTTGACCCACCAGATAGGAGTCTTCACCAAATGCTAGATTTAATCTTTCTCCTGTTTCAACATTAATGGCATAACCGGGGAAGTAAGAAGTTCCGGTATCTCCGGGTACAGTTTTCAAGTTTTTATCTCGAGAAGTACCCCATCTTAAGTTAAACTTAGACATTCTACCTTCGTTTAAATCTTTATTCTCACCCATTTCAAATACCACACATTTTGTCCATTTGGATCTGTCAGGCGTAATCACAAGGTTCACACTGGCAAGTTCTTCCATCGGATTATCTGCAGTTTGGCTGGCACCCCAAGCCATTCCAAAAACTCCATCTGCTCTTGAACATAGGGCATAGGGAGCAATTCTTCCATTCCAAATCTTTTCATAGACTTCATTAGGGTCCATTAACTCACCTTTAACACGGTTTGCATCGGTTACACCGCTGGCAGGGTTGCTGGTAACACCACCTGAACGTATCCAGTTAAAATATGGATTTCCATTCATGTCGGGTACAGCAGTCAACCATTGTTTGCTCAAATCAGCAAACTCAACTTCGTAGCTTAAGAAACCATTACTTGGGTCTTCTTTGGGGCTATAACCGGGCACTTTTACTTGTTCTATGGTAATCGAAAGTCCCCAATCAGCCAAAGTAGGTCTGTTAACCAATTGTTTTTTGTCGGACGTTACACCTTGAACGGTTTCAAAAGGTATTGCCAACGTGGTGTCAGAGAAAACAGTATCTCCGGTAGTTTTATTAACTAAAAACCAATAGCTGCTACTGTCAATATTATCTTTATATCTAATATCGGTCATAGAAGGGTATTGTCCATTTTGGCTTCCTTTTAGCGGTTTAGTGGGGTCTTCTATGAAAACCAATTCAAACTCAGCATCAGGAACTTTAAACGGATCTACAACTTTAATCTTAACAGGTCCTGCACCGTTTAGATAGGTAACTTCTTGCACTGAATTATAAGCCAATATTCGGTCGATGGTTTCTTTAGTAAATTCCAATACATTACCACCGTTTCCTCTACCTTCAATTCGAGTAATCTTTGGACCGGAGCCGTATTTGGAGTTCAATACAGTTCCTTCATTTTCGGGTTCAGATTTATGAGGAACTCCATCAATTCTTCGTATTGTTCTACCCGCTAAAAATTGCAAGGGTTCTAATTTTAATGTATCATTAGCAGGGTATGCATAAGCATAGATCATATAATAGTACTTTTTAAAGTTAACTAAGGTTTTATTAGATGTCGTAGCAAATGCATCTTCAGTAAGGTTAAAAGTTCCAACAAGTCCCTTATCTGCTCCATCCACTTTCAGCACGGGTATATCTTGTTGTACAATAGGGTCAAACTCCATATTAATCATTTGTCCTATTCCGTCTTTGATATCGCATTGGTAAACAATACGGGCTTTATCAATATTTTTAATATCACCTGTACTTACGGTTCCGTCTTTTAATTGATAAACAATATATCCTTGGAATCTATATTCAATAGAATCTCCGTTTTCATTGAGTACAATTTCACTATAATCTCTTGTTTTTTGGGTGTTCAGAAACTTAAATACCAGTTCATTTTCTAATTCTTGAATTTCAATTTCAGGTGCATCAGGACCTTGTGTCAACAAGAAATTATTATTAAACAATCTTTGTGCACCATCGGAGGCTCTTTGTAATAATCCGAGTGAACCTGTAGCACCACCACTGTTAGTACGTGCCCATACCACACCAACAGTAACATAGTTTACGGCTCCGGGATATAATGTAAAGGGACCTGAAGATTGCAAATATCTTCTGTCACCGGGAGGATTTCCAACTGAATGTTCACTCCAAACTTGTCCAGGAAAGTTAGGGTCTGTATCACCTGGGTACATATAAGTTGTCTCTTGTGACCCTCCAATTCCATTACCACCAAAGGTCATTTTGTTACCATTTTTCCACAATGCCCTTAAGTAGTTATAATAATGTATAGCTTGTTCTGGATTACCATTTACGGGGTTAAAGTCGTTGTTATAATACACGAATGCATATAAGCCTAATTGATTGCCTGCAGAGTCTCTTGGACCTTCAAAGAAATCGGTACCTATAGATGGAGGATTTAAACCATAACCCAAAACACCTTCATCAAAATCATCACCATTATAGCAATATCCTAAATCTCTTGGAACATCGCATCCTACATAGTCATCAAACGCGAATCCAAGGTCGGCATCCACCCACTGTCCGAAATAAGTATTATCTAAGGGCTCATTACCTCTGTTAATGATTTCAGAGCGGTAGAATGTCATATTGTTAACTTCATCATTGGTTGCGAAGGCAAATGCAGTTGTTCTGATTTCAATACCAATAGGCAATCCTCCGGTTTCCGTGTGCACGTTTCCTCTATCGTTATAAACAAACCACAGCATCATATCCGGTTGGTCTTGAGGTCTGTTCAAAGCTGCCGGTCTCAAGGGATTTAAAACGGGATATTCGCCATTGAAAGGCTCATACACTCCGGGTGCTCCAAATCCGGGTCTTTCAAAATAAGGTGCCAAATAATCGGGTTCACCGGGGTTATATTTCTGAGGTCTGTTAGAACCAGATGGCCATTCCAACAAATTAGGGCTTACATCACTCCAGCCTGATTCTTCAGCTTGGATTAATTCGTTACGAGTAACTTTCCAAACTTTATCATAAGCCAAACATTGGTCAGCTGATGTAGATGCGAGGGCGGTATCAAGCGGCCCTGGCCAAAAGTCAGAGCCATTTTGACGATATGTCATTGCGGCAACCCTCAGGTTCCCATCACCTCGTCCAATTCCTCCAATCCACAATGCACCGGCAAAAAGTGAATGTCTTCTTACTGAGTTTGCATCGGTTACTTTAGGAATCTCATATTTTGGCAAACTTAAATCCCACCACATGTCACCACCATTTAAGATTTTGGTTCTTACGTTATTGATATCCAAGTCAGCACTTTGACTAGATGCTTTACAATCATTGGCAAAACGTCTGAAGTTGTTGCTTGGCAAGTCATTCGGGTTGGTTTGTTTTCTTTGTGGATTTTTTGAAAATCCTTGTATTTCTCTTGCCGACAAGTCATTCAAGGAGATTGTCGATACAAGAGCTAAGCAGAAAAGAATTTTAGTTGATACTTTCATGTCTCTTTACGTTTTAAATGGTTAATAAATTAGAAATTAAATCTTACGCCAAGTCTTGAAAAACGTGGTGCAAGGAAATTACCGGGGTTAGTTGTTAATATGCGATACAAATCATAATAAGATTGAGCACTCAATTGTTCTGAAACAGCCTGTTGACCACGAGGAGAGTTCAAAAATCCGTCATCAACCGGTGAGCCTGTGTAGGGATATACCCCTGATATTCTTTCAAAATTAAATACATTGGTTATCCAAAGGAAAGCAGTTGCAGTAATAGGTTTTCTTTCTTTTCCTTCGCGGGTTTTGCCACGGTTGATAAGGAAGTTCTTTTGGATATTTAAATCCGCATTAAATTGCCATGGTAAGCGAGCACCAAATGGTGTTCCTTTGATATTAGCCCTGTCGGCTGAACCAATTTGAGTAGGAACATTAGTTTGAGTATAGGGCAAGCCGGAATTAGCAGTAATCACAAAGTTTGCGTTTACATCTCTGAACACTTTCTCTCCCCAATTGCCCCAAGTAGGTCCTTGATAAGTGTATTTACCTTGGTTTCTTCCAAAATTATAATTGAAAATAACTCTTATCTGGTGGCGAATGTCCAAATCTCCTAAAGGAAATAAAGTTCTCAAATTAGGTTGTCCTGATGCAATCAAAGCACTGGCAGCATTGGGATTTGAACCGGTTCCGTCAGCAAACTGTAAGTTGTAGTTAGCTCTGAATGAAAGGTGTTCTCCTTCTAACTGATATTCAGTTGTAAAACCTTTGACTGTACTAAAGTCAATATTTTGATAACTTATATAGTTTACCGGATATGCTTGGTTATATTGGTATAACTGAATGTCATTTTTAATTTCTGCATAATAAGAGCCCAATTCAATAGAAGAATTATCACCAATCATTTGTTTAAATCCAATCTGATATTCAGTTTTGATACGTGGCTTCAGATTAGGATTTGCCATAGCACCTGTATTACGAGTGTCCATAAAATAGTAGTTATCTATGGTTGAAAAAGAATAGGTTGAAATTGGCTTTTGAGCTAATACATCAAAACTTGCATAAAAGTTTGCATCTTCTTTGATAGGGAATGAGAAGAGAATACGAGGCAATACATTTATTTTGGGTATAAAATCTCTAAAAGAATTACCGGTCAATTTTTGATTGGCAGGATCTACAAGATAAGGTGCTATTCGACCGGAGTTAGTTTGGTTGGCAATAATCTCAGGATTATTAACTTCATTTCCAGAAGCATCATACCATTGGTCTCCATCTCTGTAACCTAAGATTCGGGTAGGGTTCTTCACATCATTAACATAAACTTTATAGTCCTGACCCATATTAGACGGATGGTTTACATCAATTCCATTTAATTTACCTACTTCTCCAACTGTTTTAATCGGGAAAAGTGAATATGGGTCTTTTAGCACTAATTCATTAGCATCATATCTCTCCATCCTTAATCCCAGACGGAAAATAATATCTTTATATGCAAATTTATCTTGAATCCAAGCTGCTGAATAAACTGGTTGGAAAGCACCTATAAGCCTTTTAGCAGGGTCATTGGTAAAGGCTTCAACGCTGGGTTTACCTCTCACTATATTACCTAAATGGTCATATCCATAGTAACTAACATAACTGCTTCCATTATTTAGAAGGTCATTAGCGCTGAATAGACTTAAATCAAAATCATCGGGAGTAAAGGAGTTGATTTCAATGAAGCTTCGTTCATTGTAAAAATTACCATTCACATCTCTGATTCCTTCTTTAATAACTTTGTTACGGAAGTTTTTATCAAAATTGGTTTGTTGCTCTGTATTAATAAATCTTTGATATTTAACAGTATCGGTAAATACACCATTTTGATCATAAGTGAGGAAAGGATGTTCTTTATCAAGTTCTTTGAGGTGAGTGTTCATTAATTGAGGCATCAGCATCCACAAACCGGCTGCACCCAATCCATAACCTCTGTTCACCGTCTTTTCATACATAAAACCGAACTGTAGGTCATGAGGGGGTTTGATATTGCCTGATTCAGATTTTTTGTTGTTTTTAATCTGGGTTTCAAACATGGCAAATGCGGTATATCTTTCAGCCTGTCCTTTGCTCCAGTTTGCTGTAATAAATCCGGGGGTGGACCAGATTGAATATACGTTTGGAGGATTGTAGCCATTAATCAAACCTTGGCCCTGTATTACTTGTAGTTCGTTTGAGATGTTTCCACCTCTTTCATCATAGTAATTATAAAGATTAGTAGTATAATTAGCTCTAAGCGGGTTCATGTTTTTGCCTCTGTCACCGGGAATAAATTGGTCGGCTCTGATAAATTTATAGGCAGTATCCATAAATCCGATTTGCTCATAATAGTTGCTTATATATACTGTATCTCCGTTTTGATTCACATACATTTTAGGGCTAGTGCCTGACGGGTCTGGTCTATATGTATAGTTTGGAGTTTGGTAACGTTCAAACTTCCCGATATAACCATAGTCAAAAATTCTATCTCCATGAACAGGGTCATAGGCTCTGCTGAATGTATTTTGGTAATCAACTCTGATGGTATAATAGGTGTTATTAAAAGTTACCTTTCCGGCATTTGCTCTTGCTGTATCAGAAGGAATCCTATGTGTAAATCTCAAATAAGAGCGAACTGTAATATTATTACTAATTGCATTGAGTTTGTAGTTCATAATATTATTACTTACAGCAGGTCCACCGGCATATTGTAAACTTGTAAAGAAACTCAAGTCCATATTTCTATTTGGGCTATAATCAATTTTACCTTGAAAGTTGCCCTCTGCAGAATGACTGTTGGGTCTAACTCTTACATTCTCCATATCGTTCATGGTCAAAAAGTTACCTGCATGTACTAATCCACCGTCAACATTAGTTACCAATGGATGTTGTTCAATCTCGGACAATTTGGCGTCATTCACTTTATACACTCCTATATAGGAAGGGCTGGGGTCTCTGGTATAGGTTAAATTACCGGCAACCATATAACCCAATACCACTCTCTCTTTGGCTCCTTGACCTTTGTTCTTAATATAAAGAGGTCCTTGGGCAAATCCTTCCATTTGATTCCAATCAAAACGGTTGGCTCTTTTGAAACGGTTATCGTTGTCAAATTTACCTTTTGTAAATTTAACAAACTCGGTGGGTGTAGAACTGGTGATTTCGAATGAGCCTTGATGGAATCTGGAAGCACCTTTGGTAGTAATAGAAATAGCTCCTCCGGTAAAGTCTCCGAACTGAGCAGGAATACCATTTTGGTAGATAGTGATTTGACTTTGTGCAGCTTGAGTTTGTCCAAAAGCACCGATAGCTCTCACACCATCAATAAAATAAGCTGTTCCATCAGTACGAGAACCTCTAAAACTAACGCCACTTCTTGTTACGTTCACACCGGCAGTTAAACCTGCAATAGATGCAACACTTCGGGTTGGCAACACTTTAATATCTTTATCAGTAAAGGTTTTTTTCTGGTCGTCTGTCTCGATCAGTTTTTTGCCTTTGAGTCCTGAAACACTAGCAGCTCCAAGCACTTTTCCACCATCAGAAGCACCCCCGACTTTGCTCATTTTTATATCCCTGAAGATATAAGAGTCAGATGTGATAGTAACTGACACAACAGCTGTGTCATAACCAATGTAAGTTACAATTACATCATAATTGCCGGGATTCAAGGCAGCAAAGGTGAAATTTCCATCCATGTCCGAATATGAACCATCTACAAAGATTCCATTTTGTTCAAGTCGCACGGTTGCATAATCAAGAATTTTTCCTGTTAACGCATCTTTAACCGTTCCACGCAACTGACCATAGTTTGTTTGGGCTTGTGCAAATCCTGCTAAAACCATCAACAATAGCAATAATGATGTTCGTAAGTTAGTATAAATCAGTCTCATAAGTATATTTTTTCTGTTATATAAACTAAATATTTTTTGTTTTTAGGGGCGCCTATTTAGGCGGTGCAATTTCTGTTTTTATTTGATAAACCACAAATCAAAATAGAATTTTTCTTTTTCTAGCATCTAAAAGCTAAGCAACTGTTCAAGTTTTGCTATAATTACTTCTGCAATTTTTCGATAGGATTCTTTTGTCCAACCTGCAATGTGCGGGGTTATGACAACATTTGGCATGGACATCAGCATACCATAAGTCTGCTTTTCTTCTTCATTCCAATTGGCAGGTTTTTCGTTTTCCAACACATCTGCACCAAAAGCCGCCATTTGACCTGTTTGTAATAATGTCAAAACATCGGCAGCTACCACAATTTTACCTCTTGACGCATTGATTAATCCGATTGGTTTTTTGAATTTTTGTAGAAAATCTGCATTCACCATGCTCCGAGTTTCTTCAGTCAATGGAATGTGTAATGAAACCCAATCTGCTTCCTCAAAGATTCTGTCAAGTGTTGCAGCTATCGCAAAAGGTGAATCAACGGGTTTATATTTGTCATAAGCCAATACTTGCATGTCAAAACCCGAAATTCTTTTTGCCAAAGTGGAACCAATATTTCCAAAGCCTATGATGCCCAATACCTTTCCTTCCAATTCAACACCTCTGTTTGCTTCTCTGTTCCAGCGTCTTTTTTGAACACTTTGATATGCATGACTAATATTATCAGCCAAGTTGAGCATGAGTCCTATGGTGTGTTCTGCTACAGCATTGCGATTTCCTTCGGGGGCATTGATTATTTGTATATTTCTCAGCTTAGTTTCTTGTTCATCAATGCTGTCAATGCCTGAGCCGCCTTTTGCAATCCATTTCAGTTGTTTAGCCTTTTCAAAGAACGCCTTGTCGCACTCTATCTTACTCCTCACAATCAATCCCGAGTATTGAGCGATTTTTGCTAAAATCTCCTTTTTTTCTATTTCGGGTTGATAATCAAAATGAATTCCCAATCTATATAAACCTTCTAATAATGAAGGATGGAAATCATCGACTATCAGAACTGATTGATTTTCTTTTCTCTCATTTCTCATCACAAAATTATATTACACCGGTGCAATATTAAAATGAAAATTGATGAGTGGCTGAATCTATTTAACAAGAGGTGAATATCAGACTTTTTGTCGTTTCCATAGATTGTGTTCGGTCAACTTCACTTTTTTGCCGAAAAAACGATTAGCTGCTTGTTCAAATGCAGGTGTATAGTCAGAGATATAGAATTGGTGTGCCAAAGGTTTGTGCTGATTATTCTCTAAGTGAAGTTTGTTAATTACTTCTTTGACCTTAGTTGCTACAACATGGGCACTATTGACGATTGTGGTTTGTTTTCCAACAAGTTCTATGATTTGCTTCTCAATCAAGGGATAGTGAGTGCAAGCGAGAACAAGGGATTGAATGCCTTTGAGTCGTGAGTTTTCTAAATAGGCATTGATTACAGCTTTGCTGATATTATTGTTGTAAAAACCTTCTTCTATCATAGGAGCCAGCAGCGGAGTGGCAAGGCTTTGAATAGATTTGGAGGGGGCTGTATTTTTTAAATGTTTAGGAAACACACCGGATTTAATGGTTCGTTTGGTGCCTATAAGTCCAATTTTTTTGTGTTTTTGTTTTGCGATATGCTGAACGACCGGTTCTATAACATTGATAACCGGTATTTCCTTCGGCATCCATTTTTGAAAAGAGTTGCCAATACTTGCAGATGCGGAGTTACAAGCAATCACAATCAGTTTGCAATTTTGATTGACCAAGAATTGCATGATTTCACGAGAATATTCTCTGATTGCTTTAGCTGACTTATCTCCATAGGGCAAGTGAGCTGTATCTCCAAAATAAATCAGTTGTTCGTTTGGCAAGAGTGCAGATATAGCATTGGCGACCGTTAAGCCGCCAATACCTGAGTCAAATATACCAATCGGACGTGATTTCAAAATGTTCTAATTTCCTAATGGATTTTTTGGAATAGGCGGAGTGTCAATATCGTTTGCTCCTTCTTTTCTTTTTTTCTCGGATTCTTCTTTTGTCATTAGTTTGAGTTTGGCTCTCACTAAGTTTTCAATATCATCTGCATCGCGTTTGAAGTGCAACACAGAAGCATCAATTACCATGGAAAAACCTTTGTCTTTTGCAACGGCATCTATGGCATCATCAACCTTTTTTCTTAATGGAAGTAAGAGTTCTTCTTGTTTATTAGCTAATTTTTCTTCATTTTCCTTTTGTTGAAATTGATAAATCTGTTGAAGTTGGTCTAGTGCATATTGTTCCAATTCAATCAATCGTTTATTTTGGTTGCCCGCTTCTATTTTCTTGTTCAACTCTGTTTGTTTGGCAATATAGTCATCTTCTATTTTTTTCAAATCTTCTTGTAACTTGAGATAGAAGGACATTAAACTGTCGTTCATTGTTTTGTATTCGGGCAAATCCAAAACTACATTGCTATAGTTCAGATAACCAATCTTCATTGTTTGTGCTTTTACTCCATAAAACGAAGCCATCATTAACACAAAAACCATCGCTCTTTTCAAAATTCTACTTGTCATATTATGTTCTGTTATATAAATATTTTTATTCTTAATTTGTTGTTACACCCAGTAATTCCAATACGTTATCACTCAAGTCATATTTGGGGTCAGTAATTAAAACCACCATATTGCCGGCTATATCAAACACGAAATCATAAGCTCCATCTTTTGCCACACTTTGAATAGCTTTAAACACTTTGTCTTGTATGGGCTTGATCAACTCTTGACGTTTTTTGAACAATTCTCCTTCCGGACCAAACTTTTCATTCTCAAATCGCTTAGCCTCTGTCTCCATGTTCACAATTGTTTGCTCTCTTTCTTTTCTTTGGTCTTTTGTCAATAAGGGTTCTTCTGCCTTGAACTCTTTAAACTTGGCATCCAAATCAGCATACTTCTTGTCCACTTGTGTCTGCCAGTCTTTGGATAGTTCATCCAACTGTTTTTGTGCTGAACGGTATTCGGGCATTTTACCTAAAATATATTCGGTATCTACATAGCCGAATTTTTGTTTTTGAGAAAATGCTGTGCCGGCAAATAAGACTGCAAAAGCAATTAAAAATAGTTTTTTCATGATTTTCATTGTGGTTGAGTTATTTATAGTTTGTATTTCAAATCACATACCAATTTTAAAGGGCGGGCAAATTTATTCTTTTTTTTGGGGGGTACAAACACTCTCTTACAAATAGCCTTTGACCTTGTAAATCATTGTACCAAGCCATTCTTTGCTCAACAATTCCCATTTCTGAAAACTGCGGGCATTGGGTAAAATAAACGATTCCAAGCTGTATTTGCGAATAGGTTCAAACAAAAAATGTGTCGGAAAAGGCTGAGGTGCATAACCCGCTTTGCTGAATACTTTCATTGCTCGATTCATGTGAAAGGCGGATGTAACCAACAGAATACGCGGATTGTCCAAACCTATCAACTCTTTGGTAAATTGAGCATTCTCAAATGTATTCCGAGATTGCGATTCTATCAAAAGGCTATCTGTCCTAAAATGTCCTTCCTTCAGGTATTCTTCAACAAGTTTAGCTTCTTTTTGATTAGGATATAGTAAGCTGCCGCTTCCTCCCGAAATTACAAGTGTCCCTATTTGATGTGATTGATACAGTTTCAATACCTGAAACAGCCTATCTGCAGATTCAGCAAATTCAACCCTGTTCAAATCATTGTCCTCGGAACAAAAACCACCCAATAAAACCGCAGTATCGGGATAGGTATGAGAGTTTTTGGCTGCATTACGCCATTTCTTTTCTTGCAAAATACCTACCTCGTTGACCAAAACACTGTTTCCAAATAGGAACACCAATACCAGAGAGATTAATATCAATCGTTTGCGCTTAATTATATTTTTGGTGGACAAACTCCAAAGCAGCAAAATCATTACCCAGAAAAAAGGGTTTAACAAAAAACTAAGTATTTTACTGAATATAAAAAACATAAACCCCTCCTTGAACTTCGCAAAAGTAGAAAAAAGCACTATCCTTCATCTACGTCATTTTTATTAAAATTG includes these proteins:
- a CDS encoding NAD(P)-binding domain-containing protein, encoding MRNERKENQSVLIVDDFHPSLLEGLYRLGIHFDYQPEIEKKEILAKIAQYSGLIVRSKIECDKAFFEKAKQLKWIAKGGSGIDSIDEQETKLRNIQIINAPEGNRNAVAEHTIGLMLNLADNISHAYQSVQKRRWNREANRGVELEGKVLGIIGFGNIGSTLAKRISGFDMQVLAYDKYKPVDSPFAIAATLDRIFEEADWVSLHIPLTEETRSMVNADFLQKFKKPIGLINASRGKIVVAADVLTLLQTGQMAAFGADVLENEKPANWNEEEKQTYGMLMSMPNVVITPHIAGWTKESYRKIAEVIIAKLEQLLSF
- the murI gene encoding glutamate racemase, with product MKSRPIGIFDSGIGGLTVANAISALLPNEQLIYFGDTAHLPYGDKSAKAIREYSREIMQFLVNQNCKLIVIACNSASASIGNSFQKWMPKEIPVINVIEPVVQHIAKQKHKKIGLIGTKRTIKSGVFPKHLKNTAPSKSIQSLATPLLAPMIEEGFYNNNISKAVINAYLENSRLKGIQSLVLACTHYPLIEKQIIELVGKQTTIVNSAHVVATKVKEVINKLHLENNQHKPLAHQFYISDYTPAFEQAANRFFGKKVKLTEHNLWKRQKV
- a CDS encoding OmpH family outer membrane protein; the encoded protein is MTSRILKRAMVFVLMMASFYGVKAQTMKIGYLNYSNVVLDLPEYKTMNDSLMSFYLKLQEDLKKIEDDYIAKQTELNKKIEAGNQNKRLIELEQYALDQLQQIYQFQQKENEEKLANKQEELLLPLRKKVDDAIDAVAKDKGFSMVIDASVLHFKRDADDIENLVRAKLKLMTKEESEKKRKEGANDIDTPPIPKNPLGN
- a CDS encoding OmpH family outer membrane protein, translated to MKIMKKLFLIAFAVLFAGTAFSQKQKFGYVDTEYILGKMPEYRSAQKQLDELSKDWQTQVDKKYADLDAKFKEFKAEEPLLTKDQRKEREQTIVNMETEAKRFENEKFGPEGELFKKRQELIKPIQDKVFKAIQSVAKDGAYDFVFDIAGNMVVLITDPKYDLSDNVLELLGVTTN
- a CDS encoding YdcF family protein; the protein is MLNPFFWVMILLLWSLSTKNIIKRKRLILISLVLVFLFGNSVLVNEVGILQEKKWRNAAKNSHTYPDTAVLLGGFCSEDNDLNRVEFAESADRLFQVLKLYQSHQIGTLVISGGSGSLLYPNQKEAKLVEEYLKEGHFRTDSLLIESQSRNTFENAQFTKELIGLDNPRILLVTSAFHMNRAMKVFSKAGYAPQPFPTHFLFEPIRKYSLESFILPNARSFQKWELLSKEWLGTMIYKVKGYL